From Candidatus Amoebophilus asiaticus 5a2, the proteins below share one genomic window:
- the cysS gene encoding cysteine--tRNA ligase, whose product MHNSLQVYNSLTRQQETFTPTNPPYVGMYVCGPTVYGPAHLGHARCYVTFDVIQRYLTHLGYQVRYVRNITDVGHLERDADEGADKIAKQASLENVEPMEVVQRYMNSFHRDMALLNVQPPNIEPQASGHIPEQIRMIQEIMNQGLAYEVNGSVYFNIMAYREKYHYGKLSGRNIDDLLAGTRVLAGQQEKKFPLDFALWKKANNTHIMRWPSPWGEGFPGWHIECTALATKYLGSCFDIHGGGMDLLFPHHECELAQSQAAQHTTLAKYWLHNNLVTINDQKMSKSLGNSITLDELFQGIHPLLDRAYSPMVLRFFILQAHYRSTLSFTNEALQAAEKGYLKLINGLKTTKDMKYAPIGLGNVDEAMVAQVEKHMAACYQAMNNDFNTAKLIAELFHLLKFIHALAYRQVDFYKLGEKVFETLKKTYIYILEDILGLREDYKAVPADLLSVILKVYSQAKQQKNYEQIEMLRAELRVLGIIVQDTTRGVEWSHA is encoded by the coding sequence ATGCACAATTCTTTACAAGTTTATAATTCACTAACTCGTCAGCAAGAAACTTTTACACCCACTAATCCCCCCTATGTAGGTATGTATGTTTGTGGGCCTACTGTATATGGTCCAGCGCACTTAGGACATGCACGTTGTTATGTTACGTTTGATGTAATACAGCGTTATTTAACGCATTTGGGTTATCAAGTTAGGTATGTAAGAAACATTACGGACGTAGGCCATTTGGAAAGGGATGCTGATGAAGGAGCAGATAAGATAGCCAAGCAAGCATCTTTAGAAAATGTAGAACCTATGGAGGTTGTACAACGCTATATGAATAGCTTTCATAGGGATATGGCTTTGCTTAATGTGCAGCCACCTAACATTGAACCACAGGCTAGTGGCCATATACCGGAGCAGATTCGTATGATTCAAGAAATTATGAATCAGGGGTTGGCTTATGAAGTAAATGGTTCTGTCTATTTCAACATCATGGCTTATCGAGAAAAATACCATTATGGAAAATTATCTGGTAGAAATATTGACGATCTGTTGGCTGGTACACGCGTTTTAGCAGGGCAGCAGGAGAAAAAATTTCCTTTAGATTTTGCCCTATGGAAAAAAGCTAATAATACGCATATTATGCGCTGGCCTTCTCCATGGGGTGAAGGATTTCCAGGTTGGCATATAGAATGTACAGCCCTTGCTACCAAGTATTTGGGGAGTTGTTTCGATATTCATGGAGGTGGTATGGACCTGTTGTTTCCGCACCATGAGTGTGAATTAGCACAATCGCAAGCAGCCCAACACACAACATTGGCTAAGTATTGGTTGCATAATAACTTGGTTACTATCAATGACCAGAAGATGAGTAAATCCTTAGGGAATTCTATAACTTTAGACGAGCTTTTCCAAGGTATCCATCCTTTGTTGGATCGAGCTTATAGTCCTATGGTATTACGCTTTTTTATTTTGCAAGCACATTATAGAAGTACTTTGAGTTTTACAAATGAGGCTTTGCAGGCTGCTGAGAAAGGTTATCTGAAACTTATCAATGGGCTAAAAACTACTAAGGATATGAAGTATGCACCAATAGGTTTAGGAAATGTAGATGAGGCTATGGTTGCACAAGTAGAAAAACATATGGCAGCTTGTTATCAGGCCATGAATAATGATTTTAATACTGCCAAATTAATAGCAGAATTGTTTCATTTGCTCAAATTTATCCATGCGTTGGCGTATAGGCAGGTGGATTTTTATAAGTTGGGCGAGAAGGTTTTTGAAACGTTAAAGAAAACATATATATATATATTAGAAGACATATTAGGCTTGCGAGAAGATTATAAAGCGGTACCTGCTGATTTGTTATCAGTTATATTAAAAGTATACAGCCAAGCAAAACAGCAAAAAAATTATGAACAAATAGAAATGCTTAGGGCCGAACTCAGAGTATTAGGTATTATAGTGCAAGATACCACAAGAGGAGTAGAATGGAGCCATGCTTAG
- the nth gene encoding endonuclease III, which translates to MIQEERYNAVIAYFTREPEIKTELHYENAFQLMIAVVLSAQCTDKRVNLVTPQLFEAFPTPIELAYSTFEEVFPYIKSISYPNNKTKYLIKAAQDIVEKFQGQVPEDVESLKTLAGVGRKSAHVIAAVLYNTPTLGVDTHVMRVSKRIGLVDDKAKTPLAIEKQLVQNLSDIYIGKLNHWLVIHGRYTCLARKPKCSSCALTTCCLYFNIHHNKAVI; encoded by the coding sequence ATGATACAAGAAGAACGTTATAATGCAGTTATAGCTTACTTTACTAGAGAACCTGAAATTAAAACAGAGTTACATTATGAAAATGCTTTTCAGTTGATGATTGCTGTCGTTTTAAGTGCACAATGTACAGACAAGCGCGTTAATCTAGTAACTCCTCAACTTTTCGAAGCATTTCCTACGCCTATAGAATTAGCTTACAGTACCTTTGAAGAAGTTTTTCCCTACATTAAATCCATTTCTTATCCAAACAATAAAACCAAGTACCTGATTAAAGCTGCACAAGACATTGTAGAGAAATTCCAAGGGCAAGTTCCAGAAGATGTAGAATCTTTAAAAACTTTAGCTGGAGTAGGTAGAAAATCAGCTCATGTGATTGCTGCTGTTTTATATAATACGCCTACCTTAGGCGTAGATACCCATGTAATGCGTGTTTCCAAAAGAATAGGGTTAGTAGACGATAAAGCAAAAACACCTCTTGCCATAGAAAAGCAGCTAGTACAAAACCTGTCTGATATATATATAGGCAAGCTCAACCATTGGCTTGTTATACATGGAAGGTATACCTGCTTAGCTCGAAAACCAAAGTGTAGCTCATGTGCGCTTACTACCTGTTGCCTCTATTTTAATATCCATCACAACAAAGCTGTTATATAA
- the gatC gene encoding Asp-tRNA(Asn)/Glu-tRNA(Gln) amidotransferase subunit GatC, which produces MDKQLLDKLMRMAKLDLPEEEQREMSIDLDKICGWIEKLQEVDTEGVEPLTTLALEPPTLREDIPQPPLNHEKALSTSKYSDSNYFRVPKVKDASKLVS; this is translated from the coding sequence ATGGACAAACAATTGCTTGATAAACTCATGCGTATGGCTAAATTGGATTTGCCTGAAGAAGAACAAAGGGAGATGAGTATTGACTTAGATAAGATTTGTGGTTGGATTGAAAAATTGCAGGAAGTAGATACAGAAGGCGTGGAGCCTTTAACTACTTTGGCTTTAGAACCTCCTACTTTGAGAGAGGATATTCCACAACCACCGCTCAACCATGAGAAAGCACTATCTACTTCTAAGTACAGTGACTCAAACTATTTTAGAGTACCCAAGGTAAAAGATGCTAGTAAGCTTGTTTCATAA
- a CDS encoding lysylphosphatidylglycerol synthase transmembrane domain-containing protein, giving the protein MEIDNKKVFKTLNINKIWVPLLLGLGVTLYLFSTDPDMKLGQLSLIKQSNCLYVLLAILVVMLRDLGYVYRLRILTHKNLSWLACLYVIILWEFSSAVTPSVVGGTLVAVFLLFKEGITLGKSLAYVMLTATFDNLFFIVMAPLGLLNARSYLAESTNAVLTQWGGGINVVFWLSYTLIVAYTALMTFALFVKPVFFKWLLVKITSIKFLRKWQESAARQGDDIILASQALSGEKWSYWVRIGIVTFFVWIARYSVLNLLIAAYRPVSLVEHMVIFGKHIIMWVIMLISPTPGSSGTAEFFFKQLYGGLLGEYVLITAIVWRIITYYFYLILGVIVLPKWLKRVFVKKNVSTIKSYEY; this is encoded by the coding sequence ATGGAAATAGATAACAAGAAGGTTTTTAAAACTCTTAATATCAACAAAATATGGGTGCCACTTCTATTAGGGCTAGGTGTAACCTTGTATCTTTTTAGTACAGACCCAGATATGAAGCTAGGACAATTGAGCCTGATTAAACAAAGTAATTGTCTGTATGTACTGTTGGCTATATTAGTAGTTATGTTACGGGACCTGGGATATGTTTACCGTCTTCGTATACTCACCCATAAAAATTTATCTTGGCTGGCTTGCCTATATGTGATTATCCTTTGGGAGTTTTCTTCAGCTGTTACACCGTCAGTAGTAGGGGGTACGCTGGTTGCTGTGTTCTTACTATTCAAAGAAGGCATAACGCTGGGTAAGTCTCTTGCTTATGTAATGCTAACGGCTACTTTTGATAATCTGTTTTTCATTGTAATGGCACCTTTAGGGCTTTTAAATGCGCGTAGCTATTTGGCCGAATCTACAAATGCTGTATTAACACAGTGGGGCGGAGGAATTAATGTTGTCTTTTGGCTAAGCTATACGCTTATTGTTGCTTATACAGCACTAATGACATTTGCACTATTTGTTAAGCCAGTCTTTTTCAAGTGGCTTTTAGTAAAAATTACCAGTATAAAATTTTTAAGGAAATGGCAAGAATCAGCTGCTAGGCAAGGTGATGATATTATTTTAGCATCGCAGGCACTCAGTGGGGAGAAATGGTCTTATTGGGTTAGAATAGGCATAGTTACCTTCTTTGTATGGATTGCACGTTATAGTGTACTTAACCTGCTTATAGCTGCTTATAGGCCAGTAAGCTTAGTAGAGCACATGGTTATCTTTGGTAAGCATATAATTATGTGGGTTATTATGCTTATTTCTCCTACGCCAGGTAGTAGTGGAACAGCAGAATTCTTCTTTAAACAGCTATATGGAGGTTTGCTCGGAGAATATGTGTTGATTACTGCTATTGTTTGGAGAATTATTACCTACTATTTCTATCTCATTTTAGGAGTAATTGTTTTGCCAAAGTGGCTAAAAAGGGTGTTTGTGAAAAAGAACGTTAGCACAATTAAATCTTATGAATATTAG
- a CDS encoding DUF5655 domain-containing protein produces the protein MAHLIQPVLNTSTKSKFIYGIHPVVRRLQIWTASLKEKTGKTLEEWVELVQQSNLKTRAERRDWLKREFEFGIIAASLIAERAEGQGWGDGDPTAYLKAAQGYVDAMFSGPKESLHPIYEILLSISYKLGKDVKACPCKTIVPLYRNHVFAQIKPTTRNRIDLGLALGNMETPSRLISTGGYEKNDRITHRIPLTQLTEIDEEVKHWLNIAYELDGKGLTKNS, from the coding sequence ATGGCACACCTCATCCAACCGGTATTAAATACAAGCACAAAAAGTAAATTCATATATGGGATTCATCCAGTAGTCCGAAGGTTACAGATTTGGACTGCTAGCTTGAAAGAAAAAACAGGAAAAACGCTCGAGGAGTGGGTTGAGCTAGTGCAGCAATCTAATCTTAAAACGCGTGCAGAACGAAGAGATTGGCTAAAAAGGGAGTTTGAATTTGGCATAATTGCTGCGTCATTAATTGCTGAACGTGCCGAGGGCCAAGGATGGGGAGATGGTGACCCTACAGCATACCTAAAAGCTGCTCAAGGATATGTTGATGCTATGTTTTCAGGTCCAAAGGAAAGCTTACATCCTATCTATGAAATACTCTTATCAATTAGCTATAAACTTGGAAAGGATGTAAAAGCATGTCCCTGTAAAACAATTGTCCCTTTGTATCGTAATCATGTGTTTGCACAAATTAAGCCTACAACCCGCAATCGTATTGATCTTGGACTAGCTCTCGGTAACATGGAAACACCTTCTAGACTAATTAGTACAGGTGGTTATGAAAAAAACGATAGAATTACTCACCGTATCCCCCTTACACAGTTAACTGAAATTGATGAAGAAGTAAAGCATTGGCTTAATATAGCCTATGAATTAGATGGCAAAGGATTAACCAAAAATTCTTAG
- a CDS encoding YebC/PmpR family DNA-binding transcriptional regulator — translation MAGHSKWANIKHRKGANDAKKAKYFGKLIREITAAVKQSGNDIEVNPRLRLAIQNAKGANMPKENIDRAINKGSTADTADFTSVVYEGNASHGVALIVECTTDNLNRTVANVRAAFSKHGGSLGKNGSVSFLFDRKGTFSINAADVKDEEALTLALIEAGAEAIEHDQEEGYYHIISSLEDFGSVQKELDNLHLEPVSASLQYIPQNQVELNEETLSKVMKLIEALEDNDDVQKVYHNIANNTE, via the coding sequence ATGGCAGGACACAGTAAATGGGCTAATATTAAGCATAGAAAAGGAGCTAATGATGCCAAAAAAGCCAAATACTTTGGCAAACTTATTCGCGAAATAACTGCTGCAGTAAAACAGAGCGGCAATGATATAGAGGTTAACCCAAGACTTAGGCTAGCTATACAAAATGCAAAGGGTGCTAACATGCCCAAAGAAAACATTGATAGGGCTATTAATAAAGGAAGTACAGCCGATACTGCTGATTTCACTTCAGTAGTTTATGAAGGTAATGCTTCTCATGGAGTTGCGCTGATTGTAGAATGCACTACTGATAACTTAAACCGTACAGTAGCTAATGTGCGTGCTGCTTTTAGCAAACATGGCGGTAGCTTAGGAAAAAATGGGTCCGTATCATTTTTATTTGACAGAAAAGGAACTTTTAGCATTAACGCGGCAGATGTGAAAGATGAAGAAGCTTTGACATTAGCACTTATCGAAGCAGGTGCAGAAGCGATCGAACACGATCAAGAAGAAGGCTATTACCACATCATTAGTTCGCTAGAAGATTTTGGTAGCGTACAAAAAGAATTAGATAATTTGCACTTAGAACCAGTATCAGCATCATTACAATATATACCTCAGAACCAAGTAGAGCTTAATGAAGAAACTTTATCAAAAGTAATGAAACTCATAGAAGCATTAGAGGATAATGATGATGTGCAAAAGGTATATCATAACATAGCTAATAATACCGAATAG
- the recR gene encoding recombination mediator RecR: MAYTSKLIEEAINEISALPGIGKKTALRLVLFLLKSNPEQTERLATSLHKLRSQIQYCQKCHNISDTTLCSICANPHRDTGLICVVENIQDVIAIENTAQYKGIYHVLGGLISPVEGIGPEQLYIEHLVQRVQQEQPQEIIFALSTTIEGDTTTFYITKKLKEFPVKLSNIARGVAVGSELEYTDEMTLARSIKERILYH; the protein is encoded by the coding sequence ATGGCCTATACCTCTAAGCTAATAGAAGAAGCTATCAATGAAATCTCCGCTTTGCCTGGTATAGGTAAAAAAACAGCACTGCGTCTGGTGTTGTTTTTACTAAAGAGCAATCCTGAGCAAACAGAGCGTTTAGCTACCTCACTGCATAAGCTGCGTTCACAAATACAATACTGCCAAAAGTGCCATAATATATCAGATACTACCCTTTGCAGTATTTGTGCCAATCCTCATAGAGATACAGGGTTGATATGTGTAGTTGAAAATATACAAGACGTAATAGCTATAGAAAATACAGCTCAGTACAAAGGGATCTATCATGTATTAGGTGGTTTGATATCACCAGTAGAAGGTATCGGCCCCGAGCAATTATATATAGAACATTTAGTCCAAAGAGTCCAGCAGGAACAGCCTCAAGAGATAATTTTTGCATTAAGTACCACAATAGAAGGAGATACTACTACCTTTTATATTACAAAAAAGTTAAAGGAGTTTCCTGTTAAGTTGAGTAATATTGCACGTGGTGTGGCAGTAGGTAGCGAATTAGAGTATACGGATGAAATGACTCTTGCTAGAAGTATTAAAGAACGTATATTATATCATTAA
- a CDS encoding metal ABC transporter permease: MEIFWILLVSSLAAVNCTLVGTYLVLRKVTMMADAITHAVLPGIVLAFLFTGSKSSLVMLLGAGSTGILASLLVAFLHQKVKLQSDASIGINFTWLFALGIVLISLFSRKVDLDPDCVLYGEVAYVPLNIWQTSSGINLGPQAVYMLGFMLLLNLAFILLNYKELAVTTFDPGFASVIGIRTHVWHYLLMAATSFTAVASFEIAGAILVVALFVVPASIAYLLTQRLSRLLILGCIIGIVIAVVGYFLAIWLDGSISGAMVTVAGILFFATWIVKKYQHRISEKLMIPLGKVFHD, translated from the coding sequence ATGGAAATTTTTTGGATATTGTTAGTGTCCTCTTTAGCAGCTGTAAACTGCACCTTAGTAGGTACCTATCTAGTGCTTAGAAAGGTAACTATGATGGCAGATGCCATTACACACGCTGTACTACCAGGTATAGTATTAGCTTTTTTATTCACTGGTTCAAAAAGCTCTCTTGTCATGTTATTAGGAGCAGGTAGCACAGGTATATTAGCAAGCCTACTGGTAGCATTTCTGCATCAGAAAGTAAAATTACAATCAGACGCTTCTATTGGGATTAACTTCACTTGGTTGTTCGCATTAGGAATTGTCTTAATTTCTCTTTTTAGCCGAAAAGTAGATTTAGATCCAGATTGTGTATTATATGGTGAGGTAGCCTATGTTCCTTTGAATATTTGGCAGACAAGTAGTGGTATTAATTTAGGGCCCCAAGCAGTCTATATGCTAGGTTTTATGCTACTCTTAAATCTTGCTTTTATTTTGCTTAATTACAAAGAATTAGCAGTCACAACTTTTGATCCAGGTTTTGCAAGCGTTATTGGTATACGTACTCATGTATGGCATTACTTGCTAATGGCTGCTACCTCTTTTACTGCAGTAGCTTCTTTTGAAATAGCAGGTGCTATTCTAGTAGTAGCGCTATTTGTGGTGCCAGCCAGCATTGCTTATTTGCTTACTCAGAGGTTAAGTAGGCTTCTTATACTTGGCTGTATAATAGGAATTGTTATAGCTGTTGTAGGCTATTTTTTAGCTATATGGTTAGATGGTTCTATTTCAGGTGCTATGGTTACAGTAGCGGGCATTTTATTCTTTGCTACCTGGATAGTAAAAAAATATCAACACCGAATTAGCGAGAAACTTATGATTCCATTAGGAAAAGTATTCCATGATTAG
- a CDS encoding DUF3127 domain-containing protein: MKILGRIAEIKGSQQVSDTFRKRSFVVEYAENPQFPEYISFELIQDRCELLDSFQPGQEVEVSFNLKGRKWVNPEGETKYFNSLQAWRIEVPNNNGEQMPAIESSTSANNSMNDEDDLPF, translated from the coding sequence ATGAAAATACTAGGCAGGATAGCAGAAATAAAAGGAAGTCAACAAGTTTCAGATACTTTTAGAAAAAGAAGTTTTGTAGTGGAATATGCAGAAAACCCACAATTTCCAGAATACATTTCTTTTGAGTTAATACAAGACAGGTGCGAATTGCTAGATAGCTTTCAACCAGGCCAAGAAGTTGAGGTGAGTTTTAACTTGAAAGGTAGAAAATGGGTTAATCCTGAAGGTGAAACTAAATATTTTAATTCCTTACAAGCTTGGCGCATCGAAGTGCCTAATAATAATGGAGAACAAATGCCAGCCATAGAATCTTCAACAAGTGCTAATAACAGCATGAATGATGAAGATGATTTGCCATTTTAA